One region of Oreochromis aureus strain Israel breed Guangdong linkage group 19, ZZ_aureus, whole genome shotgun sequence genomic DNA includes:
- the myo6b gene encoding myosin VIb isoform X3, with the protein MEDGKPVWAPHPTDGFQLGTITDIGADTLTIEPLNQKGKIFLAPMNQVFPAEDDVNKHVDDNCSLMYLNEATLLNNVRVRYSKDHIYTYVANILIAVNPYFDIPKLYGPDAIKSYQGKSLGTLPPHVYAIADKTYRDMKVLKMSQSIIVSGESGAGKTENTKFVLRYLTTSYGSGQDIDERIVEANPLLEAFGNAKTVRNNNSSRFGKFVEIHFNSKNAVVGGFVSHYLLEKSRICMQSNEERNYHIFYRLCAGASEDLKKKLHLDSPDNFRYLNRGCTRYFASKDSDKQIMQNRKSPEDNKHVKTGALKDPLLDDHGDFNRMCEAMKKIGLNDTEKLDLFRVVAGVLHLGNIDFEETGSSSGGCVLKNQCNDSLQYCADLLGLDQDDLRVSLTTRVMLTTAGGAKGTVIKVPLKVEQANNARDALAKAVYSRLFDHVVKRVNQCFPFETSSNFIGVLDIAGFGARALSKGRAGCE; encoded by the exons ATGGAGGATGGGAAGCCAGTGTGGGCGCCCCACCCCACTGACGGGTTCCAGCTGGGCACGATCACTGACATAGGAGCCGACACACTCACCATAGAACCGCTAAACCAAAAGGGCAAG ATTTTTCTCGCTCCGATGAACCAAGTCTTCCCTGCTGAGGATGATGTCAACAAGCATGTAGATGACAACT GTTCCTTAATGTACTTGAATGAAGCCACTCTCCTCAACAATGTTAGAGTGCGGTACAGTAAAGACCACATCTAT ACATATGTGGCAAATATCTTGATAGCTGTTAATCCATACTTTGACATTCCAAAACTGTACGGCCCAGATGCCATCAAGTCATACCAAGGGAAGTCACTGGGCACCCTGCCACCTCACGTCTATGCTATAG cgGACAAAACCTACAGGGACATGAAGGTTTTGAAGATGAGCCAGTCCATCATAGTTTCAGGTGAATCTGGTGCAGGAAAGACTGAAAACACCAAGTTTGTTCTCAG ataTCTGACCACATCATATGGAAGCGGTCAAGACATTGATGAGAGAATTGTTGAAG CAAACCCCCTTCTTGAGGCCTTTGGAAATGCAAAAACAGTCCGAAACAATAACAGCAGTCGCTTTGGGAAGTTTGTAGAAATCCACTTCAACAGCAAG AACGCAGTTGTGGGTGGATTCGTCTCACATTACTTGTTGGAGAAGTCAAGGATTTGCATGCAAAGTAATGAAGAGAGGAACTACCACATCTTCTACAGACTATGTGCGGGAGCATCTGAAGACCTAAAGAAGAAATTACACCTTGACTCTCCAGACAATTTCAGG TACCTGAACCGAGGATGCACCAGATATTTTGCCAGTAAGGACTCCGACAAACAAATCATGCAGAATCGTAAGAGTCCTGAG GACAATAAG CACGTAAAGACGGGCGCTCTAAAGGACCCTCTTCTGGATGACCACGGTGACTTTAACAGGATGTGTGAGGCCATGAAAAAGATTGGTCTGAACGACACAGAGAAGCTGGACCTGTTCAGGGTTGTCGCTGGTGTCCTGCATCTGGGCAACATTGATTTTGAGGAAACAGGCAGCTCTTCGG GTGGTTGTGTCCTAAAGAATCAGTGCAACGACTCTCTTCAGTACTGTGCTGATTTGTTGGGGCTGGATCAGGATGACCTACGCGTCAGCCTCACAACCAGGGTGATGCTCACTACAGCAGGGGGCGCCAAAGGAACAGTTATCAA GGTGCCTCTAAAGGTGGAGCAAGCAAACAATGCCCGCGATGCCCTGGCCAAGGCTGTGTACAGCCGCCTCTTCGATCACGTGGTCAAACGAGTGAACCAGTGCTTCCCCTTCGAGACCTCCTCCAACTTTATTGGAGTGTTGGACATTGCTGGGTTTG GAGCAAGAGCTCTATCAAAAGGAAGGGCTGGGTGTGAATGA